The proteins below come from a single Larimichthys crocea isolate SSNF chromosome II, L_crocea_2.0, whole genome shotgun sequence genomic window:
- the saga gene encoding S-arrestin a isoform X1: protein MSTDTADSLPSICASMSPKNVVFKKICKDKSVGVYMGRRDFIDHVDSVDPVDGVVIIDHEALQGRKVFVTLSCTFRYGRDDMDVIGIAFRRELYLSTRQVYPPLQDRERSIHTKIQARLLRKLGDNAHPFFFEFPDNLPCSVALQPAPNDVGKQCLVEFEIKVFSAESQDAKIKKRSSVKLMIRKVQYAPESQGVPPSVETTKVMSDKPLHVKASLDKELYYHGEVIHVDVCVANETHKHVKNIILSVDQIANVVLYSNDSYSKSVAIEEAGDSVSPGATLHKVYKLLPVLANNLERRGIVLDGKLKHEDTNLASSSIIKEGVLKEVLGIMVSYKVMVKVIIGGMMGSSEVGLEIPFKLMHPKPEAEKESETEDEMEFQEFKRSNVGGMKDDEEEDGNVSGGEDMAPKEK, encoded by the exons ACACAGCCGACTCTCTGCCCTCCATCTGCGCCAGCATGAGTCCTAAAAATGTCGTTTTCAAGAAGATCTGCAAAGACAAGTCG GTTGGAGTCTACATGGGGAGAAGAGACTTCATTGACCACGTCGACTCAGTGGACCCAGTTG ACGGCGTCGTCATCATTGATCACGAGGCTCTGCAGGGGAGAAAAG TGTTCGTCACCCTGTCTTGCACCTTCCGGTACGGCAGGGATGACATGGACGTGATCGGCATCGCCTTCCGCAGGGAGCTGTACCTGTCGACCCGCCAGGTGTACCCGCCTCTGCAGGATCGCGAGAGGTCGATCCACACCAAGATACAGGCCAGACTGCTGCGCAAGCTGGGAGACAACGCCCACCCGTTCTTCTTTGAG TTTCCTGATAACCTGCCTTGCTCAGTGGCCCTCCAGCCAGCACCTAATGACGTTGGCAAG cAATGTCTTGTGGAGTTTGAGATAAAAGTGTTCAGCGCCGAGAGCCAAGACGCCAAAATCAAAAAACG GAGCTCCGTGAAGCTGATGATCAGGAAGGTCCAGTACGCTCCAGAGAGCCAGGGAGTGCCGCCCTCTGTGGAAACCACCAAAGTCATGTCGGACAAACCGCTTCATGTCAAGGCCAGTCTGGACAAAGAG CTCTACTACCACGGCGAGGTCATCCACGTCGACGTCTGTGTCGCAAACGAAACCCACAAACACGTGAAGAACATCATCCTCTCAG TGGATCAGATTGCCAATGTGGTGTTGTACTCCAACGACAGCTACTCCAAATCCGTGGCCATCGAGGAGGCTGG GGATTCAGTGTCTCCTGGGGCGACGCTGCACAAAGTCTACAAGCTGCTGCCTGTGCTGGCCAACAACTTGGAGAGGCGTGGCATCGTTTTGGACGGTAAACTGAAGCACGAAGACACCAACCTGGCATCCTCAAGCAT CATCAAGGAGGGCGTGCTGAAGGAAGTTCTGGGGATAATGGTGTCATACAAAGTCATGGTGAAGGTCATCATTGGAGG GATGATGGGATCCAG tgaGGTCGGCCTGGAAATTCCCTTCAAACTGATGCATCCTAAACCTGAAGCAG agaaggagag TGAGACGGAGGACGAGATGGAGTTCCAAGAGTTCAAGCGCTCCAACGTAGGCGGGATGAAGGACGATGAGGAAGAAGATGGAAACGTGTCGGGCGGTGAAGACATGGCGCCCAAAGAGAAATAG
- the proca gene encoding LOW QUALITY PROTEIN: vitamin K-dependent protein C (The sequence of the model RefSeq protein was modified relative to this genomic sequence to represent the inferred CDS: inserted 1 base in 1 codon), with product MSRLALCLSVIAALWSASVLSLSVFSDPPTAHMLLRSRRANSFLEELKPASMERECVEEKCNFEEAREIFQGLEATLEFWTVYTDGNQCRSNLCVHGACVDLYQAYACRCNQGYEGKYCDQPQTASNCSVDNGGCDHDCSESEDGLKRSCSCVSGYKLHDNSRVCEPKGRSSCGQLLIGRSSYTKPMDGLLPWMVGGEVGKKGESPWQVLLLNARGKFCCGGVLIDENWVLTAAHCLENNLKFRVRLGDYERHRDEGTEVTLKVVQTFKHPNYVWLADFVDNDIALMRLESPAPLSEHIVPICLPGREMAERVLHQNGTLTVVSGWGKDDFDSSHYSSALNIIKVPLVEHDICARQMTNNVSNNFLCAGILGQRMTLARDSGGPMXTLYRETWFLVGLVSWGEECGRDDKLGIYTKVSNYYDWINSVREEWDRGHHPQVSPSV from the exons ATGTCCCGCCTCGCTCTCTGCCTGTCCGTCATCGCGGCTCTGTGGTCGGCGTCAGTGCTCAGTCTGTCAG TGTTCTCCGACCCTCCGACCGCCCACATGCTGCTGCGCTCTCGTCGGGCAAACTCCTTCCTGGAGGAGCTGAAACCTGCTTCGATGGAGCGTGAATGTGTGGAGGAGAAATGCAACTTTGAAGAAGCCAGAGAGATTTTCCAAGGCCTGGAAGCTACC ctggaGTTCTGGACGGTGTACACAG ACGGGAACCAGTGTCGCTCCAATCTGTGTGTCCATGGAGCCTGTGTGGATCTGTACCAAGCCTACGCCTGCCGCTGTAACCAGGGATACGAGGGCAAATACTGCGACCAGC CTCAAACGGCCTCGAACTGCTCGGTGGATAACGGCGGTTGTGACCACGACTGTTCGGAGAGCGAGGACGGCCtgaagaggagctgcagctgtgtgagTGGATACAAACTGCACGACAACTCCAGGGTGTGTGAACCCAAAG gtcgCTCATCCTGCGGTCAGCTGCTGATCGGCAGGTCGTCATACACCAAACCGATGGACGGCCTGCTGCCCTGGATGgtgggaggggaggtggggaagaaaggagagagtCCCTGGCAG GTGCTGTTACTGAACGCCAGAGGGAAATTCTGCTGCGGAGGCGTCCTCATCGATGAGAACTGGGTCCTGACCGCTGCTCACTGCCTCGAAAACAACCTGAAATTCAGAGTACGGCTGG GTGACTACGAGCGTCACAGAGATGAGGGCACCGAGGTGACCCTGAAGGTCGTCCAAACCTTCAAACATCCAAATTACGTCTGGTTGGCAGATTTTGTGGACAACGACATCGCCCTGATGCGTCTGGAAAGTCCCGCCCCCTTGTCCGAGCACATCGTGCCCATTTGTCTGCCGGGGCGCGAGATGGCCGAGAGGGTGCTCCACCAGAACGGCACCCTGACCGTGGTGAGCGGCTGGGGCAAAGATGACTTTGACAGCAGCCATTACAGCTCAGCACTCAACATCATCAAGGTCCCGCTGGTCGAACATGACATCTGTGCCCGCCAGATGACCAACAACGTCTCCAACAACTTCCTCTGCGCTGGGATCCTGGGACAGAGGATGACGCTTGCGCGGGACAGCGGCGGACCGA GCACTCTGTACCGAGAAACATGGTTCCTGGTCGGCCTGGTGTCCTGGGGCGAGGAATGTGGCAGGGACGACAAGCTTGGCATCTACACCAAGGTGTCCAACTATTATGATTGGATCAACAGTGTGCGTGAAGAATGGGACAGAGGTCACCATCCACAAGTATCCCCGAGTGTCTGA
- the saga gene encoding S-arrestin a isoform X2 codes for MSPKNVVFKKICKDKSVGVYMGRRDFIDHVDSVDPVDGVVIIDHEALQGRKVFVTLSCTFRYGRDDMDVIGIAFRRELYLSTRQVYPPLQDRERSIHTKIQARLLRKLGDNAHPFFFEFPDNLPCSVALQPAPNDVGKQCLVEFEIKVFSAESQDAKIKKRSSVKLMIRKVQYAPESQGVPPSVETTKVMSDKPLHVKASLDKELYYHGEVIHVDVCVANETHKHVKNIILSVDQIANVVLYSNDSYSKSVAIEEAGDSVSPGATLHKVYKLLPVLANNLERRGIVLDGKLKHEDTNLASSSIIKEGVLKEVLGIMVSYKVMVKVIIGGMMGSSEVGLEIPFKLMHPKPEAEKESETEDEMEFQEFKRSNVGGMKDDEEEDGNVSGGEDMAPKEK; via the exons ATGAGTCCTAAAAATGTCGTTTTCAAGAAGATCTGCAAAGACAAGTCG GTTGGAGTCTACATGGGGAGAAGAGACTTCATTGACCACGTCGACTCAGTGGACCCAGTTG ACGGCGTCGTCATCATTGATCACGAGGCTCTGCAGGGGAGAAAAG TGTTCGTCACCCTGTCTTGCACCTTCCGGTACGGCAGGGATGACATGGACGTGATCGGCATCGCCTTCCGCAGGGAGCTGTACCTGTCGACCCGCCAGGTGTACCCGCCTCTGCAGGATCGCGAGAGGTCGATCCACACCAAGATACAGGCCAGACTGCTGCGCAAGCTGGGAGACAACGCCCACCCGTTCTTCTTTGAG TTTCCTGATAACCTGCCTTGCTCAGTGGCCCTCCAGCCAGCACCTAATGACGTTGGCAAG cAATGTCTTGTGGAGTTTGAGATAAAAGTGTTCAGCGCCGAGAGCCAAGACGCCAAAATCAAAAAACG GAGCTCCGTGAAGCTGATGATCAGGAAGGTCCAGTACGCTCCAGAGAGCCAGGGAGTGCCGCCCTCTGTGGAAACCACCAAAGTCATGTCGGACAAACCGCTTCATGTCAAGGCCAGTCTGGACAAAGAG CTCTACTACCACGGCGAGGTCATCCACGTCGACGTCTGTGTCGCAAACGAAACCCACAAACACGTGAAGAACATCATCCTCTCAG TGGATCAGATTGCCAATGTGGTGTTGTACTCCAACGACAGCTACTCCAAATCCGTGGCCATCGAGGAGGCTGG GGATTCAGTGTCTCCTGGGGCGACGCTGCACAAAGTCTACAAGCTGCTGCCTGTGCTGGCCAACAACTTGGAGAGGCGTGGCATCGTTTTGGACGGTAAACTGAAGCACGAAGACACCAACCTGGCATCCTCAAGCAT CATCAAGGAGGGCGTGCTGAAGGAAGTTCTGGGGATAATGGTGTCATACAAAGTCATGGTGAAGGTCATCATTGGAGG GATGATGGGATCCAG tgaGGTCGGCCTGGAAATTCCCTTCAAACTGATGCATCCTAAACCTGAAGCAG agaaggagag TGAGACGGAGGACGAGATGGAGTTCCAAGAGTTCAAGCGCTCCAACGTAGGCGGGATGAAGGACGATGAGGAAGAAGATGGAAACGTGTCGGGCGGTGAAGACATGGCGCCCAAAGAGAAATAG
- the LOC104937181 gene encoding complement C1q and tumor necrosis factor-related protein 9A yields the protein MLHNSDGAMLSRLLGILALCSLCSAMLNNTAPGTGFGVDNTIDWRGSGSNSGSDSGSDSDSDSDESGGHFPFNARARHHHMPGPPSNMTRMMMREDDMPILPDLSICDMLLSSPNPPPINEIPFFCLCSHCKGTVGPKGDRGDRGLPGLPGSPGRRGMMGFPGHPGFTGAPGMKGQKGDVGEQGMPGSMGFTGMKGERGFKGEKGDRGTAGPQGQQGPQGETGICPASCDSVQGPPGEQGPSGPAGSRGLPGIKGERGPMGFKGDKGDLGIPGNPGVDGQKGDQGMQGICECTDGEDGANGAAGAKGDKGDKGDTGPRGAQGTMGLKGNMGAMGMMGQPGPCSPTIKSAFSAAINQSFPEPNLPVPFYTIIYNKENHFDPRGMYTAPVNGTYVFTFNMAVAERTLKVGLFQNFWPIIKATEVVGNEQSSVSQTIVLHLKRFDRVWLQVKSSTTNGMYTDSESSSTFSGGLQFPDSCDPPLGRQMFPPQDDRDFSWEGPDGNTTPPPY from the exons ATGCTGCACAACTCGGACGGAGCG ATGTTGTCGAGGCTGCTGGGAATCCTCGCCCTCTGTTCCCTCTGCTCAGCCATGCTAAACAACACTGCCCCAGGGACTGGCTTTGGTGTGGACAACACCATTGATTGGAGAGGCTCGGGCTCGAACTCGGGCTCGGACTCGGGCTCGGACTCGGACTCGGACTCAGATGAAAGTGGGGGGCACTTCCCCTTTAATGCACGTGCCCGTCATCACCACATGCCGGGGCCACCCAGCAACATGACCCGGATGATGATGAGAGAAGATGACATGCCCATTTTACCTGATCTATCAATCTGTGACATGCTGTTGAGCTCACCTAACCCGCCACCTATCAACGAGATtccttttttctgcctctgttcCCACTGTAAGGGTACCGTGGGACCCAAAGGAGACCGCGGAGACCGAGGTCTCCCAG GTCTACCTGGGAGTCCTGGGAGGAGAGGAATGATGGGGTTCCCAGGTCATCCAGGATTCACAGGCGCTCCGGGGATGAAGG GTCAGAAGGGCGACGTTGGGGAGCAGGGGATGCCTGGATCTATGGGTTTCACTGGGATGAAGGGCGAGCGAGGCTTCAAAG gagAAAAAGGTGACAGAGGAACGGCAGGCCCCCAAGGTCAACAAGGCCCCCAGGGAGAAACCGGCATATGCCCTGCTTCCTGCGATAGTGTCCAGGGTCCACCAGGTGAACAAGGCCCCTCTGGGCCAGCCGGTTCTCGGGGCCTGCCTGGAATCAAGGGAGAAAGGGGACCCATGGGTTTTAAGGGTGATAAAGGTGACCTGGGCATACCTGGCAACCCTGGGGTGGACGGCCAGAAGGGTGATCAAGGTATGCAGGGGATATGTGAGTGCACAGATGGGGAAGACGGCGCTAATGGGGCAGCAGGAGCAAAGGGGGATAAAGGGGATAAAGGTGACACTGGCCCCCGGGGTGCACAGGGTACTATGGGGCTAAAAGGCAACATGGGTGCCATGGGTATGATGGGGCAGCCTGGGCCGTGCTCCCCAACCATCAAATCAGCATTCTCCGCGGCAATCAACCAGTCGTTTCCAGAGCCTAACCTTCCTGTTCCTTTCTATACTATCATTTATAATAAGGAAAACCATTTCGATCCAAGAGGCATGTACACAGCCCCTGTTAATGGCACATACGTCTTCACCTTCAACATGGCAGTTGCTGAAAGGACTCTTAAGGTTGGCCTGTTCCAAAACTTCTGGCCTATAATCAAAGCAACGGAAGTGGTAGGAAACGAGCAGTCATCCGTGAGCCAGACTATCGTCCTCCACCTCAAAAGGTTTGACCGGGTGTGGCTGCAGGTGAAGAGCAGCACCACCAACGGCATGTACACCGacagtgagagcagcagcacGTTCTCTGGGGGGCTGCAGTTCCCTGACAGCTGCGATCCGCCCCTGGGCAGACAGATGTTTCCTCCACAAGATGACCGAGACTTTAGCTGGGAAGGTCCCGATGGCAACACCACCCCTCCACCATACTAG